One region of Mucilaginibacter sp. 14171R-50 genomic DNA includes:
- a CDS encoding phosphatase PAP2 family protein codes for MANAIGDDMRINAKNISIVTGISIAYLILSYFLVGFKTDQLILMGIFNILFYATATTRKFILGFSIFIVYWIIFDYMKAFPNYNYNDVAIGSLYHAEKSLFGITLNGSTLTPNEYLRLKSTNIVDVAAGLFYLCWIPVPLAFAAFLFFKNKRQFLYFSLTFVLVNMLGFIVYYAYPAAPPWYIQFHGFTFHPLTQGNTAGLARFDRFFNINLFKSIYSKGSNVFAAMPSLHSSYPVIVLYYGIKNKLGLVNWFFGVVMLGIWFTAVYASHHYVLDVLAGIVCASLGIMLFNWMQAASGNFNRFLSRYEGVIQ; via the coding sequence ATGGCTAACGCTATTGGCGATGACATGCGGATCAATGCAAAAAACATCAGCATTGTTACCGGCATATCCATCGCATACTTAATTTTATCATACTTTCTGGTTGGCTTTAAAACCGATCAGCTTATTTTGATGGGCATATTTAACATATTGTTTTATGCCACGGCAACTACCCGCAAGTTTATACTTGGCTTTTCTATCTTCATCGTTTATTGGATCATTTTCGATTATATGAAGGCGTTCCCCAATTATAATTATAATGATGTAGCCATAGGCAGCCTTTACCATGCCGAAAAAAGCCTTTTTGGTATAACGCTGAACGGCAGCACCCTTACCCCAAACGAATATCTGCGCCTTAAAAGCACCAACATTGTTGATGTAGCTGCCGGTCTGTTCTATCTGTGCTGGATCCCCGTTCCTCTCGCGTTCGCGGCGTTCCTGTTCTTCAAAAATAAACGGCAGTTCCTGTACTTTTCGTTAACGTTTGTACTGGTTAATATGCTGGGTTTTATTGTTTATTACGCCTATCCCGCCGCGCCACCCTGGTATATTCAGTTTCATGGCTTCACTTTCCACCCCCTAACGCAGGGTAATACAGCAGGCCTGGCGCGTTTCGACAGGTTTTTTAATATCAACCTCTTTAAATCCATCTACTCAAAGGGATCAAACGTTTTTGCAGCAATGCCGTCACTGCACTCATCCTACCCGGTTATTGTACTTTATTATGGCATTAAAAACAAGCTGGGCCTTGTTAACTGGTTTTTTGGCGTGGTAATGCTGGGTATTTGGTTTACCGCCGTTTATGCCAGCCACCATTACGTGCTCGACGTGCTGGCGGGTATTGTTTGCGCCTCGCTGGGTATAATGCTTTTCAACTGGATGCAAGCGGCATCAGGTAATTTTAACCGCTTTTTAAGCCGCTACGAAGGCGTGATACAATAA
- a CDS encoding CAP domain-containing protein, with translation MKKYVSGIFIALSAMALSSFILISRTDEHSLFKQEFLDLINQTRAKGCKCGDTYFPPAPPMVWNNDLEEAAKGHAQDMARQNYFSHESKDGRTMNTRIITAGYVFKGWKSFMIGENIAFGQNSIPEVMAGWFKSEGHCRNLMNPGFKEVGVAEYNKYWVQDFGGREAFSKQQQELIKSGKYRLIEKN, from the coding sequence ATGAAGAAATATGTATCAGGTATTTTTATCGCGTTATCAGCTATGGCACTCAGTTCGTTTATATTAATAAGCCGTACTGACGAACATTCATTATTTAAACAGGAATTTTTAGATCTGATCAATCAAACCCGCGCTAAGGGCTGCAAATGTGGCGATACTTATTTCCCCCCGGCGCCGCCCATGGTTTGGAACAATGACCTGGAAGAAGCCGCCAAAGGCCACGCGCAGGATATGGCCAGGCAAAATTACTTTAGCCACGAAAGTAAGGATGGCCGCACCATGAACACCCGTATTATTACTGCCGGGTATGTTTTTAAAGGCTGGAAAAGCTTTATGATCGGCGAAAATATTGCCTTTGGGCAAAACAGCATACCCGAGGTAATGGCAGGCTGGTTTAAAAGCGAGGGCCATTGCCGTAACCTGATGAACCCCGGCTTTAAGGAAGTTGGCGTGGCCGAATATAATAAATACTGGGTACAGGATTTTGGCGGCCGGGAAGCGTTTAGCAAACAGCAACAGGAACTTATAAAAAGCGGAAAATACCGTTTAATAGAGAAGAATTGA
- a CDS encoding DUF1456 family protein — MSNNDIMKKLRVALQLRDDEIIEILKLANFRTTKTELSAIFRSEDHPNFQPCKDQLLRNFLNGLVLHLRGPKPEKHSSKS; from the coding sequence ATGAGCAATAACGATATCATGAAAAAGCTTCGCGTGGCTTTACAGCTGCGTGATGATGAGATCATCGAGATATTAAAACTGGCCAACTTCCGGACCACCAAAACCGAATTGAGCGCCATCTTCCGCAGTGAAGATCACCCAAATTTTCAGCCCTGTAAAGATCAGCTATTGCGCAATTTTTTGAACGGACTGGTATTACACCTGCGCGGGCCAAAGCCTGAGAAGCATAGTTCTAAGTCTTAA